In Polyangiaceae bacterium, a genomic segment contains:
- a CDS encoding PEGA domain-containing protein, which translates to MRAGPEEGLSTAGGHQKQSYDIAGNLGDVELTLGKPRDAAEHLEYSYRNWPTGKQEARQRTLERLSQAKKLVGALEISVNVDGAEITVNDTSAGRAPLNHDVFVEAGAVSISVTAPGYATETKTVPVAKGESRKVAIELTADGSAGAATGGNGGNGGAGNNGNGGDSGAAGSGRSPPTDGEQACCPCGSRVALALQVFAQNRHRVHAHLG; encoded by the coding sequence TCAAAAGCAAAGCTACGACATCGCCGGAAACCTCGGTGATGTCGAGCTCACGCTCGGCAAGCCGCGCGACGCAGCGGAGCACCTCGAGTACTCGTACCGCAATTGGCCCACGGGCAAACAAGAGGCGCGCCAGCGCACGCTCGAGCGCCTCAGCCAAGCGAAGAAGCTCGTCGGCGCTCTCGAGATCTCCGTCAATGTCGACGGCGCAGAGATCACCGTCAACGACACCTCCGCGGGCCGCGCACCGCTCAACCACGACGTGTTCGTCGAAGCCGGCGCCGTCAGCATCTCCGTCACGGCTCCCGGCTACGCCACGGAAACCAAGACCGTCCCCGTCGCCAAGGGCGAGTCGCGCAAGGTCGCCATCGAGCTAACGGCCGACGGCAGTGCCGGCGCTGCCACTGGCGGCAACGGCGGCAACGGCGGCGCGGGCAACAACGGCAACGGCGGAGATAGCGGCGCCGCCGGTTCCGGGCGCTCTCCACCGACGGATGGCGAGCAAGCATGTTGCCCGTGTGGATCGCGGGTGGCATTGGCGTTGCAGGTGTTCGCACAGAACCGGCACCGTGTTCATGCTCACTTGGGCTGA